The Elaeis guineensis isolate ETL-2024a chromosome 13, EG11, whole genome shotgun sequence genome includes a region encoding these proteins:
- the LOC105056063 gene encoding hexosyltransferase GAUT11, with amino-acid sequence MRRRAPEFRRPARRRLSDWIWWLLGIFVIAGLMLFVVHHHQQDRFGLPIRDEGPVTEHISHGSLNLTQELLSSTSFARQLSDQMTLAKAYIVIAKEHIDLQLAWELSSQIRKCQRLLSQAAVRGKPITQEEAHPVVSRLAQLIYKAQDLHYDISTTITTLKNHARALEERANAAIVQSAEFGQLAAEAMPRSLHCLNIKLTEAWFKDPMLRRLADEHRNSPRLVDNNLYHFCIFSDNVLSTSVVVNSTVSNAEHPQQLVFHVVTNEVNYRAMVTWFLRNDFKGCTIEVRRIEEFSWLNASYSPLVKQLSDARTQANYFTGASVDQNGETKFRNSKFASLLNHLRFYIPQIHPLLEKVVFLDDDVVVQKDLTPLFSVELHGNVIGAVETCLESFHRFYKYLNFSNSLISSKFDPQACGWAFGMNIFDLIAWKKANVTAKYHYWQEQNADQMLWKTGILPPGLLAFYGLVEPLDRRWHVLGLGYDLDIDDRLIESAAVVHYNGNLKPWLKLAISRYQHLWNRYVNSTHPYLKECMMH; translated from the coding sequence GATGAGGGTCCGGTGACCGAACATATCTCTCATGGAAGTTTAAATCTCACACAAGAACTTTtaagtagtacttcttttgctaGACAATTATCTGATCAAATGACACTTGCCAAGGCTTACATAGTCATCGCAAAAGAGCATATCGACCTGCAGCTTGCTTGGGAGCTTAGCTCACAGATCAGAAAGTGCCAACGGTTGCTCTCTCAAGCAGCTGTGAGAGGGAAACCGATCACCCAAGAAGAAGCCCATCCTGTAGTTAGCCGCCTTGCACAGCTGATATACAAGGCCCAAGACTTGCATTATGACATCAGCACAACGATAACCACATTGAAGAACCATGCTCGTGCCCTCGAAGAGCGTGCAAATGCAGCGATAGTGCAGAGTGCAGAATTTGGTCAATTGGCCGCTGAAGCCATGCCTAGAAGTCTCCACTGTTTGAACATAAAACTGACAGAAGCATGGTTTAAAGATCCTATGCTTAGAAGACTCGCAGATGAGCATAGGAACTCACCTCGTCTCGTGGACAACAACTTATACCATTTCTGTATATTCTCTGATAATGTGCTTTCAACTTCAGTGGTCGTGAATTCCACTGTTTCCAATGCTGAGCACCCACAACAACTTGTGTTTCATGTGGTCACCAATGAGGTCAACTACCGGGCCATGGTGACCTGGTTCCTCAGGAATGACTTTAAAGGGTGTACAATAGAAGTTCGAAGAATAGAAGAGTTCTCTTGGTTGAATGCCTCATACTCCCCACTGGTCAAACAGTTGTCGGATGCAAGAACCCAGGCTAATTACTTCACCGGCGCTTCAGTAGATCAGAATGGGGAAACAAAGTTCAGGAACTCAAAATTTGCTTCGTTGTTGAACCACTTGCGCTTCTATATCCCACAAATACACCCACTTTTGGAGAAGGTGGTGTTTCTTGATGATGATGTCGTGGTGCAGAAGGATCTAACGCCTCTATTTTCAGTGGAACTGCATGGGAATGTAATTGGAGCTGTGGAGACCTGCCTTGAGTCATTCCATCGGTTCTACAAATATCTCAATTTCTCCAATTCACTGATCAGCTCAAAATTTGATCCTCAAGCATGTGGATGGGCATTTGGGATGAACATATTTGATCTGATAGCATGGAAGAAAGCAAACGTGACTGCAAAATATCACTACTGGCAGGAGCAGAATGCTGACCAGATGCTCTGGAAGACGGGCATACTTCCTCCTGGCCTTCTTGCATTTTATGGGCTGGTGGAGCCACTTGACCGGAGATGGCATGTTCTGGGATTGGGATATGACTTGGACATTGATGATAGGTTGATAGAGAGTGCAGCTGTCGTGCACTATAATGGTAATTTGAAGCCATGGCTAAAGTTGGCCATCAGCAGATATCAGCATTTATGGAATCGGTATGTGAATTCCACACATCCATATCTTAAAGAGTGTATGATGCATTGA
- the LOC105056062 gene encoding uncharacterized protein, giving the protein MGTVARVYCLLLLVVSFCVSLAADHGTKKLPSAMVVGTVYCDTCFHKEFSKPSQFIAGASVAVECGDGATKLGFRKEVKTNRRGEFRVRLPLDIGKHIKLIESCSVKLIRSNEPFCSMASSATSAGLRLKSRRNGVPVYSAGFFTFRPLNQPELCYQKPVLGDQKLDQSSFFFPPVPFVPSPPNIGGIPLPPNPLQPPPSLLPPVFPQPPPSLLPPLVPQPPPSLLPPVVPTLPPFPFLNPPPPPPPAFHFPPLPFPPNPLFPGIPPAKPSKKTSP; this is encoded by the exons ATGGGTACTGTGGCTAGAGTCTACTGCTTGTTATTGTTAGTCGTATCCTTCTGTGTTTCTTTAGCTGCTGACCATGGAACAAAGAAGCTCCCATCTGCAATGGTGGTTGGAACTGTTTACTGTGACACCTGTTTTCACAAGGAGTTCTCAAAGCCTAGCCAGTTCATAGCAG GTGCTTCAGTGGCAGTTGAATGTGGGGATGGTGCTACCAAGCTTGGCTTTCGGAAGGAGGTGAAGACTAATCGGCGTGGAGAGTTCAGAGTTCGACTACCTCTTGACATTGGCAAGCacataaaattgattgaatcTTGCTCTGTGAAGCTAATTAGAAGCAacgagccattctgctccatggCTTCCTCTGCCACTTCCGCCGGGCTTCGTCTCAAGTCTAGAAGGAATGGTGTGCCCGTCTACTCAGCTGGGTTCTTCACCTTCAGGCCTTTGAACCAACCAGAACTCTGCTATCAAAAGCCAGTTCTTGGAGACCAGAAGCTTGATCAATCTTCGTTCTTCTTTCCTCCGGTTCCATTTGTTCCGTCTCCGCCGAACATTGGTGGAATTCCGCTGCCACCCAACCCATTGCAGCCACCACCATCTCTTCTGCCACCAGTTTTTCCACAGCCACCACCATCCCTTCTGCCACCACTGGTGCCACAGCCACCACCGTCCCTTCTGCCACCAGTTGTGCCTACGTTACCTCCATTTCCATTTCTAaatccaccaccaccaccaccaccggcCTTCCACTTCCCTCCACTCCCGTTCCCTCCAAATCCTCTGTTTCCTGGTATCCCACCGGCTAAACCTTCAAAAAAGACCTCCCCATGA
- the LOC105056061 gene encoding ACT domain-containing protein ACR4 isoform X2: MMEGDLSPSWDSDDEFEKFIRRMNPPRVVIDNESCANATVVRVDSANKYGILLEVVQVLTDLNLITKKAYISSDGGWFMDVFNVTDRDGKKIREESKLDEIGNYIRKSLGADSAFVPSCRRSVGVAPSSDYTVIELTGTDRPGLLSEVSAVLTSLKCNVVNAEVWTHNTRAASVMQVTDEETGLAIIDPERLSRIKELLCNVLKGNNITRGAKTAVSMGVTHTDRRLHQMMFADRDYERSDKDTANESHRPNVTVVNWFDKDYSVVTIRCKDRPKLLFDTVCTLTDMQYVVFHGNVDAEGPEAYQEYYIRHIDGSPVNSEAERQRVIQCLEAAIERRVSEGLKLELCTSDRVGLLSDVTRIFRENGLTVIRAEVSTQGGKAINTFYVRDAAGNSVDAKTLEAIRQAIGLTVLQVKGHMDQSESPPQDSPTRFLFGGLFKSKSLYNFGLVRPYS, translated from the exons ATGATGG AAGGGGATCTGAGTCCATCGTGGGACAGCGATGATGAGTTCGAAAAATTCATCCGAAGGATGAACCCTCCAAG GGTCGTGATTGACAATGAATCCTGCGCTAATGCAACAGTTGTTCGG GTTGACAGTGCAAATAAGTATGGAATTCTTTTAGAAGTAGTTCAGGTCCTTACTGATCTGAATCTTATCACCAAGAAAGCTTATATATCCTCTGATGGTGGATGGTTCATGGATG TTTTTAATGTGACGGATCGGGATGGAAAGAAAATAAGGGAAGAAAGTAAGCTGGATGAAATAGGGAATTATATACGTAAG TCCTTGGGGGCAGATTCTGCTTTTGTTCCCTCATGCAGGAGATCGGTGGGTGTAGCACCTTCCTCGGATTACACGGTAATCGAGTTAACAGGGACTGATAGACCTGGTTTGCTCTCTGAAGTGAGTGCGGTGCTCACGAGCCTGAAGTGCAATGTGGTGAATGCGGAGGTGTGGACACACAATACTAGAGCGGCATCGGTGATGCAAGTGACCGATGAGGAGACAGGTTTGGCTATCATTGATCCAGAAAGGCTTTCTAGAATCAAGGAGCTTCTCTGCAATGTGCTTAAAGGGAACAACATTACCCGAGGAGCCAAGACAGCAGTTTCTATGGGGGTCACCCACACAGATcgaaggctccatcagatgatgTTTGCTGATCGAGATTATGAGAGGTCTGATAAGGATACTGCGAATGAAAGCCATAGGCCAAATGTGACCGTCGTCAATTGGTTTGATAAGGATTATTCTGTGGTGACCATTCGGTGTAAGGATAGGCCAAAGCTTCTTTTCGACACAGTTTGCACCCTGACGGATATGCAGTATGTGGTTTTCCATGGTAATGTTGATGCTGAGGGCCCAGAAGCTTATCAG GAATATTATATCCGGCATATAGATGGGTCACCTGTTAACTCAGAAGCTGAGAGACAGCGTGTGATCCAGTGTCTCGAAGCAGCTATTGAGAGAAGAGTGTCTGAG GGTCTAAAGCTGGAGTTATGTACAAGTGATAGAGTAGGTTTGCTATCAGATGTTACTCGCATCTTCCGTGAAAATGGCCTAACTGTCATAAGGGCAGAAGTATCGACACAAGGAGGAAAAGCCATCAACACTTTCTACGTCCGTGATGCTGCTGGTAATTCAGTCGATGCCAAGACCTTAGAAGCTATTCGGCAGGCGATAGGCCTAACTGTACTACAAGTGAAGGGCCACATGGATCAGTCCGAATCTCCTCCTCAGGATTCTCCTACCAGATTTCTCTTTGGTGGTCTCTTCAAGTCCAAATCTCTTTATAACTTTGGATTGGTCAGGCCTTACTCCTAG
- the LOC105056061 gene encoding ACT domain-containing protein ACR4 isoform X1: MMGDLSPSWDSDDEFEKFIRRMNPPRVVIDNESCANATVVRVDSANKYGILLEVVQVLTDLNLITKKAYISSDGGWFMDVFNVTDRDGKKIREESKLDEIGNYIRKSLGADSAFVPSCRRSVGVAPSSDYTVIELTGTDRPGLLSEVSAVLTSLKCNVVNAEVWTHNTRAASVMQVTDEETGLAIIDPERLSRIKELLCNVLKGNNITRGAKTAVSMGVTHTDRRLHQMMFADRDYERSDKDTANESHRPNVTVVNWFDKDYSVVTIRCKDRPKLLFDTVCTLTDMQYVVFHGNVDAEGPEAYQEYYIRHIDGSPVNSEAERQRVIQCLEAAIERRVSEGLKLELCTSDRVGLLSDVTRIFRENGLTVIRAEVSTQGGKAINTFYVRDAAGNSVDAKTLEAIRQAIGLTVLQVKGHMDQSESPPQDSPTRFLFGGLFKSKSLYNFGLVRPYS, translated from the exons ATGATGG GGGATCTGAGTCCATCGTGGGACAGCGATGATGAGTTCGAAAAATTCATCCGAAGGATGAACCCTCCAAG GGTCGTGATTGACAATGAATCCTGCGCTAATGCAACAGTTGTTCGG GTTGACAGTGCAAATAAGTATGGAATTCTTTTAGAAGTAGTTCAGGTCCTTACTGATCTGAATCTTATCACCAAGAAAGCTTATATATCCTCTGATGGTGGATGGTTCATGGATG TTTTTAATGTGACGGATCGGGATGGAAAGAAAATAAGGGAAGAAAGTAAGCTGGATGAAATAGGGAATTATATACGTAAG TCCTTGGGGGCAGATTCTGCTTTTGTTCCCTCATGCAGGAGATCGGTGGGTGTAGCACCTTCCTCGGATTACACGGTAATCGAGTTAACAGGGACTGATAGACCTGGTTTGCTCTCTGAAGTGAGTGCGGTGCTCACGAGCCTGAAGTGCAATGTGGTGAATGCGGAGGTGTGGACACACAATACTAGAGCGGCATCGGTGATGCAAGTGACCGATGAGGAGACAGGTTTGGCTATCATTGATCCAGAAAGGCTTTCTAGAATCAAGGAGCTTCTCTGCAATGTGCTTAAAGGGAACAACATTACCCGAGGAGCCAAGACAGCAGTTTCTATGGGGGTCACCCACACAGATcgaaggctccatcagatgatgTTTGCTGATCGAGATTATGAGAGGTCTGATAAGGATACTGCGAATGAAAGCCATAGGCCAAATGTGACCGTCGTCAATTGGTTTGATAAGGATTATTCTGTGGTGACCATTCGGTGTAAGGATAGGCCAAAGCTTCTTTTCGACACAGTTTGCACCCTGACGGATATGCAGTATGTGGTTTTCCATGGTAATGTTGATGCTGAGGGCCCAGAAGCTTATCAG GAATATTATATCCGGCATATAGATGGGTCACCTGTTAACTCAGAAGCTGAGAGACAGCGTGTGATCCAGTGTCTCGAAGCAGCTATTGAGAGAAGAGTGTCTGAG GGTCTAAAGCTGGAGTTATGTACAAGTGATAGAGTAGGTTTGCTATCAGATGTTACTCGCATCTTCCGTGAAAATGGCCTAACTGTCATAAGGGCAGAAGTATCGACACAAGGAGGAAAAGCCATCAACACTTTCTACGTCCGTGATGCTGCTGGTAATTCAGTCGATGCCAAGACCTTAGAAGCTATTCGGCAGGCGATAGGCCTAACTGTACTACAAGTGAAGGGCCACATGGATCAGTCCGAATCTCCTCCTCAGGATTCTCCTACCAGATTTCTCTTTGGTGGTCTCTTCAAGTCCAAATCTCTTTATAACTTTGGATTGGTCAGGCCTTACTCCTAG